In Triticum aestivum cultivar Chinese Spring chromosome 5B, IWGSC CS RefSeq v2.1, whole genome shotgun sequence, the following proteins share a genomic window:
- the LOC123113384 gene encoding uncharacterized protein, with translation MGAKVEVEGYNLGHCAMGDLDASANGWRFPYEEETSNGFVTPEAFGYSECDKEMFRRTMLAHEAVFRQQVYELHRVYRVQRDLMKQHQSREMHACSTLEDASQRDSSSQIPLHGANMIGTAAVNNEKSQSSKFPREGSVQSSPNGFPSSDATLPTKQGRFDLELRADHYFEDDHASDSKPIDFLGVSSDTKHPNDADASLARAEGLGRFAHNSATSFPPSTGNLVGHNVADLNKPILGPYIARTNGTVSGGPSYTLENSWQQSPWRSSTTNSSFNKEYSKDKRINEATSSNFFDASSRIKQEEKPLIDKGKRASSTGFLAPRCSGMDPQKMFSAADRGSASSNKFIYQCPNSSSGWFSGSSLEAYAINNLPGHDHLRYPSSTLVAPITSLHIDQPSAASRFGSCIVDPRSYNISADVQSFPSFNGSSTVNSYACFSAANQSIGTSSCNLKKINNSDGSYSGKLDSLSASQPRHQATISSDLEQNNRPMFGHPTQHSHEDPDFASGKGRKNFNLNEALSDGQEDIVVEQEGGCVGGLQHIKVEGSVSGISWLSKKASCADSTGLEEPRKVSEHSYGTAALININEDITGAALALCNLPDSASTSVGCGTKDRACGNIPARTQESAVACLPLSSQKPMPRDGQAAEGVTNKSGAAVWNFIDLNEDAPNEDNSESSVVSSDCHVTSLQNKHAKPKFLIDLEVPACEDDDAATAAAESILALSMDVPATAETPDDTLQWFAELAISSIDDHAGQGEVQGCANNSSDDDPDSFESLTLKLEDIKTGGLCSRPPAPAITTCDEQTVSPVNLLMKPKRGQQRKRRQKRDFQKDILPSISSLCRPEIIEDIQLLEGLVQTTGGSWESSLTRRRRTRGNKKPKKRVLDAVEEEVQVGVEEEEVQVSPPAKPDDADIEGESNIGMIGWGRTTRRCRRTRCPSGITVAAAS, from the exons TGTTCAGGCGAACAATGCTGGCGCATGAAGCTGTGTTTAGACAGCAG GTGTACGAATTGCATCGGGTTTACAGAGTACAGAGAGACCTGATGAAGCAGCATCAGAGCAGAGAAATGCATGCGTGCTCAACGCTGGAAGATGCATCGCAGAGAGATTCATCATCACAAATTCCGCTGCATGGTGCAAACATGATTGGTACTGCTGCTGTGAACAATGAGAAAAGCCAGTCGTCCAAGTTCCCCAGGGAGGGCAGTGTCCAGTCCTCGCCAAATGGATTTCCCTCAAGTGATGCTACTTTGCCCACCAAACAAGGCAGGTTTGACCTTGAGCTCCGAGCTGATCATTATTTTGAAGATGACCATGCATCGGACAGCAAGCCTATAGATTTCCTTGGTGTATCATCGGATACAAAACATCCGAATGATGCTGATGCATCATTAGCTAGGGCGGAAGGCTTGGGGAGGTTCGCTCATAATAGTGCAACCTCCTTTCCGCCGAGTACAGGTAATCTTGTAGGCCACAATGTTGCCGACCTGAATAAGCCAATTCTGGGCCCATATATAGCCAGAACAAATGGGACAGTATCGGGAGGTCCTTCATATACCCTGGAGAACTCTTGGCAGCAGTCTCCATGGAGATCAAGCACAACTAACTCCAGTTTCAATAAAGAATATTCCAAGGACAAGCGTATTAACGAAGCCACAAGCTCTAATTTCTTTGATGCAAGTTCCAGGATAAAACAGGAGGAGAAACCACTGATCGATAAAG GTAAACGTGCCAGCAGCACAGGTTTTCTTGCACCCAGATGCAGTGGCATGGATCCACAAAAAATGTTCAGTGCTGCTGACAGGGGATCTGCAAGCAGTAACAAGTTTATTTACCAGTGCCCGAATAGTTCATCCGGATGGTTTTCAGGAAGTTCTTTGGAAGCCTATGCTATCAATAATCTTCCTGGACATGACCATCTACGCTATCCAAGTAGTACACTTGTTGCTCCAATCACTTCTCTGCACATAGACCAACCTTCTGCTGCCTCTCGGTTCGGTTCTTGCATAGTAGACCCAAGGAGCTATAACATCAGTGCTGATGTCCAGTCATTTCCGAGTTTCAATGGATCTTCAACTGTCAATTCATATGCGTGCTTCAGTGCTGCGAACCAAAGCATTGGAACCTCATCATGTAATCTGAAAAAAATCAATAACTCAGATGGCAGCTATTCTGGCAAACTTGATTCATTGTCTGCATCACAACCACGGCATCAGGCAACAATTTCAAGTGACTTGGAGCAAAACAACAGGCCGATGTTTGGACACCCAACACAACACAGCCATGAAGATCCTGATTTTGCAAGTGGTAAGGGCAGAAAGAACTTTAATTTGAATGAAGCATTGTCTGATGGTCAAGAAGATATTGTTGTAGAGCAAGAAGGGGGATGTGTAGGTGGATTACAGCATATCAAAGTTGAGGGATCAGTATCTGGGATTTCTTGGCTCAGTAAGAAAGCTTCATGTGCTGATTCCACGGGTTTGGAGGAGCCAAGGAAGGTGTCTGAACATTCTTATGGGACCGCAGCGCTGATTAACATTAATGAAGATATAACGGGAGCAGCTCTGGCTCTATGCAATTTGCCAGATTCTGCTTCGACGTCTGTAGGTTGTGGAACTAAGGATAGGGCTTGTGGCAACATTCCCGCTAGAACTCAAGAGAGTGCTGTTGCATGTTTACCTCTTTCATCCCAGAAACCCATGCCTAGAGATGGGCAAGCTGCTGAAGGTGTCACCAATAAGAGTGGTGCTGCCGTCTGGAATTTTATTGATCTGAATGAAGATGCACCAAATGAAGATAACTCAGAGTCATCTGTAGTGTCAAGTGATTGCCATGTGACATCCTTACAGAACAAACATGCAAAGCCTAAGTTTCTGATTGATTTGGAAGTGCCAGCTTGCGAAGATGATGATGCTGCTACAGCTGCAGCAGAGAGCATTCTTGCGTTGTCGATGGATGTGCCAGCCACTGCAGAGACACCTGATGATACGTTGCAGTGGTTTGCAGAGCTCGCTATATCAAGCATCGACGACCATGCCGGGCAAGGGGAGGTCCAAGGCTGTGCCAATAATTCCAGTGATGATGATCCAGATTCATTCGAATCGTTGACACTGAAGCTTGAAGACATCAAGACTGGTGGGTTGTGCAGCAGGCCACCGGCGCCCGCGATAACAACATGTGATGAGCAGACCGTCTCACCGGTGAACCTCCTGATGAAGCCGAAGAGAGGCCAGCAAAGGAAGCGTCGGCAGAAGCGGGACTTCCAGAAAGACATCCTGCCTAGCATCTCGTCGCTCTGCCGGCCTGAGATCATCGAAGACATCCAGCTGCTGGAGGGGCTGGTTCAGACGACGGGCGGATCCTGGGAGTCGAGCTTAACTAGGCGAAGGCGTACGAGGGGTAACAAGAAGCCCAAGAAAAGGGTGCTGGACGCCGTAGAAGAAGAGGTCCAGGTCGGCGTAGAAGAAGAAGAGGTCCAGGTGAGCCCGCCCGCGAAACCTGACGACGCGGACATAGAAGGTGAAAGCAACATTGGCATGATCGGGTGGGGAAGAACGACGAGGCGGTGTCGCAGGACGAGATGCCCTTCGGGTatcaccgtcgccgccgcatcCTGA